The following are encoded together in the Falsiruegeria litorea R37 genome:
- a CDS encoding GcvT family protein — protein MNTHKRVVVIGGGAVGCSILYHLALAGVTDTLLLERDELTSGSTWHAAGNIPTYATSWLGMRAGNYGWQLYKDLGDTVDSPITYRHTGAFWPAHTKERMELFGHLEGIASSAGFDLHRLSPAEMDAMHPFWSPDGTVLGGIMDPYEGDIDPSQLTQALAKGARDQGAQIKRFSPVTGIARTASGEWEVSTANETITAEIVINAGGFYGAKIAAMAGLYAPVITLEHQYLVTEPLAELDAHPDLFPLVRDPDIRFYLRRERNAFLLGSYAHAGRPAWPKDGPPDDFAHQLFPDSVEDILEVLEDTIVHVPLLAEAGAQRFVNGPIAYAPDALPLVGPAAGAPNFYHATGVQVGITHSAAIGKAMAEWITQGETEWDLSAWDPRRFGDWATPDYAHARASEHYDLQYAIPYPHRNMQSGRPLQRTPLYDRLKASGAVMGQIGGWERAFWFETPKNPDTRELSFHEEPWHAAVRGEIETVARSVGVMDHGGFTKFTVEGPGAADYLDRVFCGTLPKPGRIKLSYMLTPNGRIYSEATIARLSEDRFVLCGPTLASLRDFDWLSAQLPDTGVTLSMGHEKDGALMVMGPKSRELLAGLTSADLSASAAPWMSVAECKIAGVDVIAMRVSYVGELGWELHASSADLPTLYNAIMERGTNYDIGQFGSYALNSMRIEKGYHGWGADFGTEYTLFDAGLQGFAKADKGTFQGQAAFAQQSKAPADWEWVGIEVTEASPEPLASESIIKDGKVIGYVTSGTHGIRTGKTLVLGYVERGTLAMNEGCQVRILGQDHAAARHNPAQFDPQNLRLKQ, from the coding sequence ATGAACACTCACAAGCGCGTTGTTGTCATCGGTGGGGGCGCCGTCGGGTGTTCGATCCTGTATCACCTGGCCTTGGCCGGGGTGACGGACACCCTGCTGCTGGAGCGGGACGAGTTGACCAGTGGCTCGACCTGGCACGCGGCGGGCAACATCCCCACCTATGCTACCTCGTGGCTGGGGATGCGGGCCGGGAACTATGGCTGGCAGTTGTACAAAGACCTGGGCGACACCGTCGACAGCCCGATCACCTATCGCCACACTGGCGCCTTTTGGCCCGCCCACACCAAGGAACGGATGGAACTGTTCGGCCATCTCGAAGGGATCGCCAGCAGCGCAGGCTTTGACCTGCATCGGCTGAGCCCTGCGGAAATGGACGCGATGCATCCGTTCTGGTCGCCCGATGGCACCGTCCTGGGCGGGATCATGGATCCCTATGAGGGCGACATAGATCCCAGCCAGCTGACTCAGGCGCTGGCCAAGGGGGCACGGGATCAGGGTGCGCAAATCAAGCGGTTCTCGCCTGTCACCGGCATCGCCCGCACAGCCAGCGGAGAGTGGGAGGTCTCGACCGCCAATGAGACGATCACCGCCGAGATCGTCATCAACGCAGGCGGGTTCTACGGCGCCAAAATCGCAGCAATGGCCGGGCTTTACGCGCCAGTCATTACGCTGGAACACCAATATCTGGTGACCGAGCCTCTGGCGGAACTCGATGCGCATCCCGACCTTTTTCCTTTGGTGCGTGATCCCGACATTCGGTTCTATCTCAGACGCGAGCGCAATGCCTTTCTGCTTGGCTCCTACGCCCATGCCGGGCGCCCTGCTTGGCCCAAAGATGGCCCCCCGGATGATTTTGCCCACCAGCTGTTCCCAGACAGCGTTGAGGACATCCTGGAGGTGCTCGAGGATACCATCGTGCACGTCCCCCTACTGGCCGAGGCCGGAGCGCAGCGGTTCGTCAACGGCCCCATCGCCTATGCCCCGGATGCCCTACCCTTGGTTGGACCAGCAGCGGGTGCGCCGAATTTCTACCATGCCACAGGCGTGCAGGTGGGCATCACCCATTCGGCCGCCATCGGCAAGGCAATGGCCGAATGGATCACCCAAGGGGAAACCGAATGGGATCTGTCTGCATGGGATCCGCGCCGCTTTGGCGATTGGGCAACGCCCGACTATGCACATGCCCGCGCGTCCGAGCATTACGACTTGCAATACGCCATCCCCTATCCGCACCGGAACATGCAATCGGGCCGCCCGCTGCAACGCACGCCGCTATACGACCGGCTCAAGGCATCCGGCGCGGTGATGGGCCAGATCGGCGGTTGGGAACGGGCCTTTTGGTTTGAAACCCCCAAGAACCCAGACACACGCGAACTGAGCTTTCATGAAGAGCCCTGGCATGCCGCCGTGCGCGGCGAGATCGAAACCGTGGCCCGGTCCGTTGGGGTCATGGATCACGGTGGCTTTACCAAATTCACCGTCGAAGGCCCCGGGGCTGCGGATTATCTCGACCGCGTCTTCTGCGGCACCCTGCCCAAACCGGGGCGCATCAAGCTGAGCTACATGCTGACCCCAAACGGGCGCATCTATTCCGAGGCCACGATCGCCCGCTTGTCCGAGGATCGCTTTGTCCTGTGTGGCCCGACCCTGGCAAGCTTGCGAGATTTCGACTGGCTGTCTGCGCAGCTGCCCGATACAGGCGTCACGCTGTCGATGGGTCACGAAAAAGACGGCGCCTTGATGGTGATGGGCCCAAAATCGCGCGAGCTGCTGGCGGGGTTGACCTCTGCAGATCTGTCCGCAAGCGCGGCGCCTTGGATGTCAGTTGCCGAATGCAAGATTGCCGGTGTCGACGTGATTGCCATGCGCGTGTCTTATGTTGGGGAACTGGGTTGGGAACTGCACGCGAGCAGCGCCGACCTGCCCACGCTGTACAATGCGATCATGGAGCGTGGAACGAACTACGATATCGGTCAATTCGGATCTTACGCGCTGAACTCGATGCGCATCGAAAAGGGCTATCACGGCTGGGGTGCGGACTTCGGAACCGAATACACCCTCTTTGATGCCGGATTGCAGGGGTTTGCAAAGGCTGACAAGGGAACGTTTCAGGGGCAGGCAGCCTTCGCCCAGCAAAGCAAAGCCCCGGCAGATTGGGAGTGGGTCGGGATCGAGGTGACCGAGGCATCCCCCGAGCCGCTGGCCTCGGAATCCATCATCAAAGACGGCAAGGTCATTGGCTATGTCACCTCGGGCACCCACGGTATCCGCACCGGCAAGACCCTAGTATTGGGCTATGTCGAACGTGGAACCCTGGCGATGAACGAAGGCTGCCAAGTACGCATCTTGGGCCAAGATCACGCAGCCGCCCGACACAATCCAGCGCAATTTGACCCACAGAACCTGCGTTTGAAGCAGTAA
- a CDS encoding trimethylamine methyltransferase family protein, producing MSFSRKQSSYSARCLRRSAETEKAVARRAREKQAPQGIRVTLPPQGGTFRPLGPRRLEQITQAAFDILEKIGMADCPDDVAALAIEQGARRRGDGRLCFPKGMIEGALDRAMKQVNLPGYVEDFGLNIGGGHVHIGTGGAAVEVPDDAGGFRPALLADLYQLMQIVGRAENIHYGVRPIVARDMETPWDLDANTAFACLKGCPKPIGISFDTAQHVPRITQMFDLALGGEGRFRQQPFCMGIIVHAVSPLRFAPEGVEIMKAAIQAGMPLQICTAAQAGATSPVTLAGALAQGLAESLAGLIIANVLSPGFPTILAFMPFISDLRTGAMTGGSGEAAVANAAAAQLLLNLDIPSTVSAGMTDAKEPDAQAGYEKGYTVALAAQAGADMINLSVGMLGSLMVASPEALVIDDDMCAAILRSVRGVELTDDALDLEMIEAVASGPGHYLGEAQTLARMRTEYVYPTLADRQSVQEWQDAGRPSLIDRAQERVRALTAQPPTHLPKDREAAIRAAFDIKLPKDLS from the coding sequence ATGTCGTTTTCTCGAAAGCAATCGTCTTATTCAGCGCGTTGCCTGAGACGAAGCGCAGAGACGGAGAAGGCAGTGGCACGGCGGGCAAGAGAAAAACAAGCGCCTCAGGGCATTCGCGTGACACTTCCCCCGCAAGGCGGGACCTTTCGCCCGTTGGGCCCGCGGCGCCTGGAGCAAATCACCCAGGCAGCCTTTGATATACTTGAAAAAATCGGCATGGCGGATTGCCCCGATGACGTCGCAGCGCTGGCCATCGAACAGGGGGCACGGCGTCGGGGAGACGGACGGCTGTGCTTTCCCAAGGGAATGATCGAAGGCGCGCTGGATCGCGCCATGAAGCAGGTCAACTTGCCGGGGTACGTCGAGGATTTTGGTCTGAACATCGGCGGAGGCCATGTCCATATCGGCACTGGCGGCGCCGCCGTCGAAGTCCCTGATGATGCGGGTGGCTTTCGCCCCGCGCTACTGGCCGATCTCTATCAGTTGATGCAGATCGTGGGCCGCGCCGAGAACATCCATTACGGCGTGCGACCCATCGTGGCACGCGACATGGAGACGCCCTGGGATCTGGACGCAAACACCGCCTTTGCCTGCCTCAAGGGCTGCCCGAAACCCATCGGGATAAGCTTTGATACCGCGCAACACGTACCGCGTATCACCCAGATGTTCGACCTCGCCTTGGGCGGCGAAGGCCGGTTCCGCCAGCAACCCTTTTGCATGGGGATCATCGTGCATGCGGTCTCGCCCTTACGGTTTGCCCCCGAAGGCGTCGAGATCATGAAGGCCGCGATCCAGGCCGGAATGCCGCTGCAGATCTGCACCGCTGCACAGGCCGGCGCGACCAGCCCAGTGACACTGGCAGGTGCTTTGGCGCAAGGGCTGGCGGAGTCGCTCGCCGGATTGATCATCGCCAACGTCCTGAGCCCCGGCTTCCCAACAATCCTGGCCTTCATGCCCTTCATCAGCGATTTGCGCACGGGTGCCATGACCGGCGGCAGTGGCGAGGCCGCCGTGGCCAACGCCGCCGCAGCGCAACTGTTGCTGAACCTCGACATTCCGTCGACCGTTTCAGCCGGCATGACGGACGCCAAAGAGCCAGACGCGCAGGCAGGCTATGAAAAGGGCTATACCGTCGCCTTGGCCGCACAGGCCGGAGCGGACATGATCAACCTGAGCGTCGGCATGCTGGGTTCGCTCATGGTTGCCTCGCCCGAGGCGCTGGTCATCGACGATGACATGTGCGCTGCCATTCTGCGGTCCGTGCGCGGGGTCGAACTGACCGACGACGCACTAGACCTTGAGATGATCGAGGCCGTTGCCAGTGGTCCGGGTCACTATCTGGGCGAGGCACAGACCCTGGCCCGGATGCGAACCGAATACGTTTATCCAACTCTTGCCGATCGCCAAAGCGTGCAAGAGTGGCAGGATGCCGGACGCCCGTCGCTCATCGACCGGGCACAAGAGCGCGTGCGTGCGCTGACCGCGCAGCCGCCGACACACTTGCCCAAGGATCGCGAAGCCGCAATTCGCGCGGCTTTTGACATCAAACTACCCAAGGATCTGTCATGA
- a CDS encoding SRPBCC family protein has translation MHVYRSMILNAPIEAVWSAVRAFDSVAAWNPGVVAARMETGTATSVGSIRHLDIVDGAVFRETLLELSDAQRFYTYDIVDCPLPVQNYVSTHRFVPITHTNQTLGIWESRFSCAQDLEQDMETIVGDQIYVNGMTGLNDYLTGGDNG, from the coding sequence ATGCACGTTTACCGAAGCATGATCCTGAATGCGCCGATTGAGGCGGTCTGGTCCGCCGTTCGCGCGTTTGATAGCGTGGCCGCATGGAACCCAGGCGTGGTCGCGGCCCGGATGGAAACCGGGACAGCGACGTCGGTGGGCAGCATCCGGCATCTGGACATCGTGGATGGAGCTGTTTTCCGTGAAACCCTGTTGGAACTGTCGGACGCGCAGCGGTTCTATACCTATGACATCGTCGACTGCCCGTTGCCGGTTCAGAACTATGTCTCGACGCACCGGTTCGTGCCGATCACACATACCAACCAGACGTTGGGTATCTGGGAGAGCCGGTTTTCCTGCGCTCAGGATCTTGAGCAGGACATGGAGACGATTGTGGGCGATCAGATCTATGTCAACGGGATGACCGGCCTGAATGACTATCTGACCGGAGGCGATAATGGTTGA
- a CDS encoding maleate cis-trans isomerase family protein: protein MVDTLAPRAIVGVMTPAMNTVVQPELELLRPAGVTNQMQRFRLGGDAVSDDLIDEAKKLMDCNPAALCIGLTTDAGPGGVERLARRCAELEDVVGVPVLNASAADHAALRALGAKRVAVVTPFNAEIDQHVKANTEEAGFEVVSIEGTCAPSLPEICETPLDDIRAVFARVAGSDCDAILQVGTALPVVALIDELEDTHGKPVVACNAAVYWQTLRAIDVNVAVSGYGMLLSM from the coding sequence ATGGTTGATACTCTTGCCCCTCGCGCCATCGTCGGCGTGATGACACCTGCGATGAACACCGTTGTGCAGCCCGAGTTGGAGCTGTTGCGCCCCGCGGGTGTGACCAACCAGATGCAACGCTTTCGCCTGGGCGGTGATGCCGTATCCGATGATCTGATCGACGAAGCGAAAAAGCTGATGGATTGCAATCCGGCGGCCTTGTGCATCGGGCTGACAACCGACGCGGGCCCTGGCGGGGTCGAGCGATTGGCGCGCCGCTGTGCCGAGCTTGAGGACGTCGTCGGCGTGCCCGTGTTGAACGCTTCTGCCGCAGACCATGCTGCACTGCGTGCGTTGGGGGCAAAGCGGGTTGCAGTGGTGACTCCATTCAATGCCGAGATCGACCAACATGTGAAGGCAAATACCGAAGAGGCCGGGTTCGAGGTCGTCTCGATCGAAGGCACCTGCGCGCCCTCGTTACCAGAGATATGTGAAACGCCGCTTGACGACATACGCGCGGTGTTCGCGCGTGTTGCTGGGTCTGACTGCGACGCGATTTTGCAAGTTGGAACAGCCTTGCCTGTTGTTGCTCTGATCGACGAGCTTGAAGATACACATGGCAAGCCAGTGGTGGCATGCAATGCGGCTGTCTATTGGCAGACTCTGCGGGCAATCGATGTGAACGTCGCGGTCAGCGGATATGGTATGCTATTGTCCATGTGA
- a CDS encoding Arm DNA-binding domain-containing protein has translation MAEVSYRKTQRGAELVTVAKTEDLRFGESLYLRVSPGGAKNWTLRYSHGGKRKKMRLGSMPGVTLAAARAAALVAKAMLAEDVDPAAQRREDKAEEAHEATTFGQVARMSFGKIRRFGNPTSTGTGGGGISKWIARRSLTSL, from the coding sequence ATGGCGGAAGTGAGTTACCGAAAGACACAGCGGGGCGCGGAATTGGTCACGGTCGCGAAGACCGAGGACCTGCGGTTCGGGGAGTCACTTTACCTGCGGGTTAGCCCCGGCGGAGCGAAGAATTGGACGCTGCGGTATTCACACGGCGGCAAGCGCAAGAAAATGAGGCTCGGCTCAATGCCGGGGGTCACACTGGCTGCCGCTCGTGCTGCTGCGCTGGTGGCCAAGGCGATGTTGGCCGAGGATGTTGACCCCGCCGCCCAGCGCCGTGAGGACAAAGCGGAGGAAGCGCACGAGGCCACCACGTTCGGTCAGGTGGCGCGGATGTCCTTTGGGAAAATCAGGCGATTTGGAAATCCGACAAGCACCGGAACAGGTGGTGGCGGAATATCGAAGTGGATTGCGCGCCGATCTTTGACAAGCCTATAG
- a CDS encoding phage integrase central domain-containing protein, whose translation MDCAPIFDKPIGDLNKTDVLKCLLPIWHVKPETARRTKQQMSRLFKYATARDLYAMANPVELAAPALGKQVDKVKSHKAGRGRTPRRSMRLWRSARLCPRELVSLPC comes from the coding sequence GTGGATTGCGCGCCGATCTTTGACAAGCCTATAGGTGATCTGAACAAGACCGATGTTCTGAAGTGCTTGTTGCCCATCTGGCACGTGAAACCCGAGACCGCGCGCCGGACAAAACAGCAAATGAGTCGCTTGTTCAAATATGCGACCGCCCGCGATCTCTACGCCATGGCAAACCCCGTCGAACTGGCCGCGCCTGCGCTGGGCAAACAGGTGGACAAGGTGAAGAGTCATAAGGCGGGCCGTGGCAGGACGCCCCGGCGGTCTATGCGGCTCTGGCGGAGCGCGAGGCTATGTCCGCGCGAGCTTGTCAGCTTGCCATGTTGA
- a CDS encoding tyrosine-type recombinase/integrase: MAEREAMSARACQLAMLSGLRSESVRTLRWFDLYLDHDDGPMAIVAAENMKATLDRAVEFRFPLSDAAVSLLDSIEDVGVELVFPFPQRGKDGRDRPLTDMALLTQFKKATGDPEATVHGLRATFRTWMQDQVVSSDVAETCLQHEINSTSVEARYMRSDILELRRPVMQRWGQHLTDSNCGGDTGETDDPDIVSLDTFRRSG, from the coding sequence CTGGCGGAGCGCGAGGCTATGTCCGCGCGAGCTTGTCAGCTTGCCATGTTGAGCGGCCTGCGATCTGAATCTGTCCGTACCCTGCGGTGGTTCGACCTGTATCTGGATCACGATGACGGGCCGATGGCGATTGTCGCAGCGGAGAATATGAAGGCCACATTGGATAGGGCCGTGGAGTTCCGTTTCCCGCTGTCCGACGCCGCCGTGTCGCTGTTGGATTCGATTGAGGATGTGGGGGTGGAACTGGTGTTTCCCTTCCCGCAGCGCGGCAAGGATGGCCGGGATAGACCACTAACCGACATGGCGCTGCTGACGCAGTTTAAGAAGGCGACCGGCGACCCCGAAGCCACTGTCCACGGCCTGCGGGCCACGTTCAGGACGTGGATGCAAGATCAGGTTGTGAGTAGCGACGTAGCTGAGACCTGCCTACAGCACGAGATCAACAGCACGTCGGTCGAGGCACGCTACATGCGCAGCGACATCTTGGAATTGCGCCGCCCGGTCATGCAACGCTGGGGGCAGCATTTGACCGACAGCAATTGCGGAGGTGACACCGGCGAGACGGATGATCCCGACATCGTGTCGCTGGATACCTTTAGGCGCAGCGGATAA
- a CDS encoding helix-turn-helix transcriptional regulator — MSQTAPSLSAADVADHLNVSRRTVWRVVERGDLPEPIRLGRIVRWSLASLPAMGEPEIPPLDVAA, encoded by the coding sequence ATGAGTCAGACTGCGCCCAGTCTAAGTGCCGCCGATGTTGCGGATCATTTGAATGTCAGCCGCCGAACTGTCTGGCGGGTGGTTGAACGTGGCGATCTGCCCGAACCTATCCGCCTTGGCCGAATTGTCCGCTGGTCGCTGGCGAGTCTGCCAGCCATGGGCGAACCTGAAATCCCACCCTTGGATGTCGCCGCCTGA